The following are encoded together in the Ooceraea biroi isolate clonal line C1 chromosome 2, Obir_v5.4, whole genome shotgun sequence genome:
- the LOC105287928 gene encoding serine/threonine-protein kinase BRSK2 isoform X1, with the protein MQGKESPVGSNTQETHQYVGPYRLEKTLGKGQTGLVKLGVHCVLGKKVAIKIINREKLSESVLMKVEREIAIMKLIDHPHVLGLSDVYENKKYLYLVLEHVSGGELFDYLVKKGRLTPKEARRFFRQIISALDFCHSHSICHRDLKPENLLLDEKNNIKIADFGMASLQPAGSMLETSCGSPHYACPEVIRGEKYDGRKADVWSCGVILYALLVGALPFDDDNLRKLLEKVKRGLFYIPHFVPPECQNLLRGMIEVDPEKRLTLAEINRHIWVTAAGKGELELELSMMDVVQTHVIPSVDAIDPDVLQAIASLGCFKERDKLIQELLSPNHNTEKVIYFLLLERKRRRPACEDELEVMRGGMRGSAGQLEADPPRKRVDTCRVNGSTALNLGQISHGSPLTPRRQSSTRHHARRSPSTGGCHTHASHSHSSTPGNSPLHTPAGLLSPHRSVPTSHIGQTIAGSPHRLPTGGSTTAGNGGSPTSQSVPTPAPAFPNVGIELNEVQPVVAVGVTPPGSPHTGAGSGAHHWRSRLTTIKNSFLGSPRFHRRKLLTSTEEVHLTPDSSPELTKKSWFGSLMTTEKDETFTVLVKGKQLASVKADLIHAFLSIAELSHSVSSPMSFRVEYKRGSTAPAMFQRQVRFQVDISAISKQPNEPLFAITFTLLSGNIRRFRRVCEHIQSQVCSRNVGINMGGQSRAAPPSPRASRKFTTEMSESSSCGSDTSERLFLSPHPATRQVVCFNKIDSDIESDTSVFDVKSSTRENGRRSSTSTNNNNALPGDASSTPGSPPKAVRSNSESQNTPEKKCVTTMSGNNIA; encoded by the exons ATGCAGGGCAAAGAGAGCCCCGTCGGGTCCAACACCCAGGAGACCCATCAGTATGTCGGTCCTTATCGGTTGGAAAAGACCTTGGGGAAAGGCCAGACCG GACTAGTAAAGCTCGGCGTACACTGTGTGTTGGGCAAGAAAGTGGCGATCAAAATCATTAATCGCGAAAAGCTTTCCGAGTCTGTACTGATGAAAGTGGAGCGTGAGATCGCCATCATGAAACTGATCGATCATCCGCACGTGCTGGGCCTCTCGGACGTGtacgaaaacaaaaaatatct TTATCTTGTTTTGGAGCACGTCTCGGGCGGAGAGCTGTTTGATTATCTAGTTAAGAAGGGTAGATTGACTCCGAAGGAGGCAAGGAGATTTTTTCGACAAATAATTTCCGCATTAGATTTTTGCCACAGCCATAGTATATG TCATAGAGATCTGAAGCCTGAGAACTTGTTATTGGATGAGAagaataacattaaaatagcAGATTTCGGAATGGCGTCCTTACAACCTGCGGGCTCCATGCTTGAAACTAGTTGCGGGTCGCCTCATTACGCTTGCCCCGAAGTGATCAGA GGTGAAAAATACGATGGAAGAAAAGCGGACGTGTGGTCTTGCGGGGTGATACTTTATGCACTTCTGGTAGGCGCGTTACCCTTCGATGACGAcaatttaagaaaattgttGGAGAAAGTGAAACgtggattattttatataccgCATTTTGTGCCACCCGAGTGTCAGAATTTGCTCAGGGGCATGATAGAGGTTGACCCTGAAAAAAGACTGACG ttaGCAGAAATAAACAGGCATATATGGGTGACGGCGGCGGGTAAGGGTGAACTAGAACTGGAGCTGTCGATGATGGACGTAGTGCAAACGCACGTTATTCCGTCCGTGGATGCAATCGATCCCGATGTGTTGCAAGCGATCGCGAGCCTCGGTTGCTTTAAGGAACGCGACAAGCTTATTCAAGAGCTGCTTAGTCCAAA CCACAACACGGAAAAGGTGATATACTTTTTGCTGCTGGAGAGGAAGCGAAGAAGACCGGCGTGTGAGGATGAGCTCGAGGTAATGAGGGGAGGCATGAGAGGATCCGCGGGACAATTGGAGGCCGATCCACCGAGAAAACGAGTGGACACGTGCAGGGTGAACGGTAGTACCGCGCTCAATCTCGGACAGATTAGCCATGGGTCGCCTTTGACACCCAGGAGACAGTCCAG CACCAGACATCACGCGCGTCGATCACCGAGCACGGGAGGCTGCCATACACACGCTTCCCACTCGCACTCGTCGACGCCGGGTAACTCACCGTTACACACGCCTGCGGGACTGTTGAGTCCACATAGATCGGTGCCGACGTCGCACATAGGTCAGACAATCGCTGGCAGTCCACACAGATTACCTACTGGTGGAAGTACCACCGCGGGAAACGGCGGCAGTCCTACGAGTCAGAGCGTCCCGACGCCGGCGCCGGCGTTCCCCAACGTCGGTATCGAACTCAACGAGGTGCAACCTG TAGTCGCGGTCGGTGTTACGCCGCCCGGATCGCCTCACACGGGTGCAGGATCTGGAGCTCATCACTGGAGATCGCGATTAACCACGATTAAAAACTCTTTTCTGGGCAGTCCCAGGTTTCATCGTCGTAAATTGCTCACTAGTACCGAAGAG GTACATCTCACCCCGGATTCTTCACCGGAACTTACGAAGAAATCATGGTTCGGTAGTTTGATGACTACCGAGAAAGACGAGACCTTTACCGTCCTGGTGAAGGGAAAGCAGCTGGCCAGTGTTAAGGCCGATCTGATTCATGCTTTTTTGTCG ATAGCAGAGTTATCTCACAGTGTGAGCTCGCCGATGTCGTTCAGAGTTGAATACAAGAGAGGTAGTACTGCACCAGCCATGTTCCAAAGACAAGTACGATTTCAAGTTGACATTAGCGCAATCTCGAAGCAACCAAACGAGCCTCTCTTCGCCATCACCTTTACGTTATTAAGCG GGAACATCCGAAGATTTAGACGAGTATGCGAGCACATTCAGTCCCAGGTGTGCTCGAGAAATGTGGGCATAAACATGGGAGGACAAAGTAGAGCCGCGCCGCCTAGTCCAAGGGCCTCCAGGAAATTCACCACGGAAATGAGCGAGAGCTCCAGCTGCGGTAGTGACACCAGCGAACGGCTCTTCCTCAGTCCTCATCCAGCTACCAGACAGGTAGTCTGTTTCAACAAG ATCGACTCGGATATCGAGTCGGACACTTCCGTGTTCGATGTAAAATCGTCGACGCGCGAAAACGGTAGGAGAAGCTCAACGTCGACGAATAACAATAATGCCTTGCCGGGCGATGCATCGTCAACACCGGGCAGTCCGCCAAAGGCGGTACGAAGTAACTCGGAGAGCCAGAACACACCCGAGAAGAAATGTGTTACCACGATGAGCGGCAACAATATAGCGTGA
- the LOC105287930 gene encoding uncharacterized protein LOC105287930 yields MRTSWMIVLFVTAIIAVHAKPTIYKKNEDNVFEPVMIPVSSTVIPLPVYKVGYGLGFISKDKKAQSSSKPEGGIKLITIKKTQEKKT; encoded by the exons ATGAGGACCTCGTGGATGATTGTTCTTTTCGTCACCGCGATTATCGCGGTGCACGCCAAGCCCACGATTTACAAGAAAAACGAGGACAACGTTTTCGAGCCAG TAATGATACCCGTATCATCCACGGTAATTCCACTGCCTGTGTACAAAGTAGGATACGGCTTAGGTTTCATATCGAAAGATAAGAAGGCTCAATCATCGTCGAAACCAGAAGGTGGCATAAAACTGATAACCA tcaAGAAGACCCAGGAAAAAAAGACGTAA
- the LOC105287928 gene encoding serine/threonine-protein kinase BRSK2 isoform X4, protein MQGKESPVGSNTQETHQYVGPYRLEKTLGKGQTGLVKLGVHCVLGKKVAIKIINREKLSESVLMKVEREIAIMKLIDHPHVLGLSDVYENKKYLYLVLEHVSGGELFDYLVKKGRLTPKEARRFFRQIISALDFCHSHSICHRDLKPENLLLDEKNNIKIADFGMASLQPAGSMLETSCGSPHYACPEVIRGEKYDGRKADVWSCGVILYALLVGALPFDDDNLRKLLEKVKRGLFYIPHFVPPECQNLLRGMIEVDPEKRLTLAEINRHIWVTAAGKGELELELSMMDVVQTHVIPSVDAIDPDVLQAIASLGCFKERDKLIQELLSPNHNTEKVIYFLLLERKRRRPACEDELEVMRGGMRGSAGQLEADPPRKRVDTCRVNGSTALNLGQISHGSPLTPRRQSSTRHHARRSPSTGGCHTHASHSHSSTPGNSPLHTPAGLLSPHRSVPTSHIGQTIAGSPHRLPTGGSTTAGNGGSPTSQSVPTPAPAFPNVGIELNEVQPVAVGVTPPGSPHTGAGSGAHHWRSRLTTIKNSFLGSPRFHRRKLLTSTEEVHLTPDSSPELTKKSWFGSLMTTEKDETFTVLVKGKQLASVKADLIHAFLSIAELSHSVSSPMSFRVEYKRGSTAPAMFQRQVRFQVDISAISKQPNEPLFAITFTLLSGNIRRFRRVCEHIQSQVCSRNVGINMGGQSRAAPPSPRASRKFTTEMSESSSCGSDTSERLFLSPHPATRQIDSDIESDTSVFDVKSSTRENGRRSSTSTNNNNALPGDASSTPGSPPKAVRSNSESQNTPEKKCVTTMSGNNIA, encoded by the exons ATGCAGGGCAAAGAGAGCCCCGTCGGGTCCAACACCCAGGAGACCCATCAGTATGTCGGTCCTTATCGGTTGGAAAAGACCTTGGGGAAAGGCCAGACCG GACTAGTAAAGCTCGGCGTACACTGTGTGTTGGGCAAGAAAGTGGCGATCAAAATCATTAATCGCGAAAAGCTTTCCGAGTCTGTACTGATGAAAGTGGAGCGTGAGATCGCCATCATGAAACTGATCGATCATCCGCACGTGCTGGGCCTCTCGGACGTGtacgaaaacaaaaaatatct TTATCTTGTTTTGGAGCACGTCTCGGGCGGAGAGCTGTTTGATTATCTAGTTAAGAAGGGTAGATTGACTCCGAAGGAGGCAAGGAGATTTTTTCGACAAATAATTTCCGCATTAGATTTTTGCCACAGCCATAGTATATG TCATAGAGATCTGAAGCCTGAGAACTTGTTATTGGATGAGAagaataacattaaaatagcAGATTTCGGAATGGCGTCCTTACAACCTGCGGGCTCCATGCTTGAAACTAGTTGCGGGTCGCCTCATTACGCTTGCCCCGAAGTGATCAGA GGTGAAAAATACGATGGAAGAAAAGCGGACGTGTGGTCTTGCGGGGTGATACTTTATGCACTTCTGGTAGGCGCGTTACCCTTCGATGACGAcaatttaagaaaattgttGGAGAAAGTGAAACgtggattattttatataccgCATTTTGTGCCACCCGAGTGTCAGAATTTGCTCAGGGGCATGATAGAGGTTGACCCTGAAAAAAGACTGACG ttaGCAGAAATAAACAGGCATATATGGGTGACGGCGGCGGGTAAGGGTGAACTAGAACTGGAGCTGTCGATGATGGACGTAGTGCAAACGCACGTTATTCCGTCCGTGGATGCAATCGATCCCGATGTGTTGCAAGCGATCGCGAGCCTCGGTTGCTTTAAGGAACGCGACAAGCTTATTCAAGAGCTGCTTAGTCCAAA CCACAACACGGAAAAGGTGATATACTTTTTGCTGCTGGAGAGGAAGCGAAGAAGACCGGCGTGTGAGGATGAGCTCGAGGTAATGAGGGGAGGCATGAGAGGATCCGCGGGACAATTGGAGGCCGATCCACCGAGAAAACGAGTGGACACGTGCAGGGTGAACGGTAGTACCGCGCTCAATCTCGGACAGATTAGCCATGGGTCGCCTTTGACACCCAGGAGACAGTCCAG CACCAGACATCACGCGCGTCGATCACCGAGCACGGGAGGCTGCCATACACACGCTTCCCACTCGCACTCGTCGACGCCGGGTAACTCACCGTTACACACGCCTGCGGGACTGTTGAGTCCACATAGATCGGTGCCGACGTCGCACATAGGTCAGACAATCGCTGGCAGTCCACACAGATTACCTACTGGTGGAAGTACCACCGCGGGAAACGGCGGCAGTCCTACGAGTCAGAGCGTCCCGACGCCGGCGCCGGCGTTCCCCAACGTCGGTATCGAACTCAACGAGGTGCAACCTG TCGCGGTCGGTGTTACGCCGCCCGGATCGCCTCACACGGGTGCAGGATCTGGAGCTCATCACTGGAGATCGCGATTAACCACGATTAAAAACTCTTTTCTGGGCAGTCCCAGGTTTCATCGTCGTAAATTGCTCACTAGTACCGAAGAG GTACATCTCACCCCGGATTCTTCACCGGAACTTACGAAGAAATCATGGTTCGGTAGTTTGATGACTACCGAGAAAGACGAGACCTTTACCGTCCTGGTGAAGGGAAAGCAGCTGGCCAGTGTTAAGGCCGATCTGATTCATGCTTTTTTGTCG ATAGCAGAGTTATCTCACAGTGTGAGCTCGCCGATGTCGTTCAGAGTTGAATACAAGAGAGGTAGTACTGCACCAGCCATGTTCCAAAGACAAGTACGATTTCAAGTTGACATTAGCGCAATCTCGAAGCAACCAAACGAGCCTCTCTTCGCCATCACCTTTACGTTATTAAGCG GGAACATCCGAAGATTTAGACGAGTATGCGAGCACATTCAGTCCCAGGTGTGCTCGAGAAATGTGGGCATAAACATGGGAGGACAAAGTAGAGCCGCGCCGCCTAGTCCAAGGGCCTCCAGGAAATTCACCACGGAAATGAGCGAGAGCTCCAGCTGCGGTAGTGACACCAGCGAACGGCTCTTCCTCAGTCCTCATCCAGCTACCAGACAG ATCGACTCGGATATCGAGTCGGACACTTCCGTGTTCGATGTAAAATCGTCGACGCGCGAAAACGGTAGGAGAAGCTCAACGTCGACGAATAACAATAATGCCTTGCCGGGCGATGCATCGTCAACACCGGGCAGTCCGCCAAAGGCGGTACGAAGTAACTCGGAGAGCCAGAACACACCCGAGAAGAAATGTGTTACCACGATGAGCGGCAACAATATAGCGTGA
- the LOC105287928 gene encoding serine/threonine-protein kinase BRSK2 isoform X3, protein MQGKESPVGSNTQETHQYVGPYRLEKTLGKGQTGLVKLGVHCVLGKKVAIKIINREKLSESVLMKVEREIAIMKLIDHPHVLGLSDVYENKKYLYLVLEHVSGGELFDYLVKKGRLTPKEARRFFRQIISALDFCHSHSICHRDLKPENLLLDEKNNIKIADFGMASLQPAGSMLETSCGSPHYACPEVIRGEKYDGRKADVWSCGVILYALLVGALPFDDDNLRKLLEKVKRGLFYIPHFVPPECQNLLRGMIEVDPEKRLTLAEINRHIWVTAAGKGELELELSMMDVVQTHVIPSVDAIDPDVLQAIASLGCFKERDKLIQELLSPNHNTEKVIYFLLLERKRRRPACEDELEVMRGGMRGSAGQLEADPPRKRVDTCRVNGSTALNLGQISHGSPLTPRRQSSTRHHARRSPSTGGCHTHASHSHSSTPGNSPLHTPAGLLSPHRSVPTSHIGQTIAGSPHRLPTGGSTTAGNGGSPTSQSVPTPAPAFPNVGIELNEVQPVVAVGVTPPGSPHTGAGSGAHHWRSRLTTIKNSFLGSPRFHRRKLLTSTEEVHLTPDSSPELTKKSWFGSLMTTEKDETFTVLVKGKQLASVKADLIHAFLSIAELSHSVSSPMSFRVEYKRGSTAPAMFQRQVRFQVDISAISKQPNEPLFAITFTLLSGNIRRFRRVCEHIQSQVCSRNVGINMGGQSRAAPPSPRASRKFTTEMSESSSCGSDTSERLFLSPHPATRQIDSDIESDTSVFDVKSSTRENGRRSSTSTNNNNALPGDASSTPGSPPKAVRSNSESQNTPEKKCVTTMSGNNIA, encoded by the exons ATGCAGGGCAAAGAGAGCCCCGTCGGGTCCAACACCCAGGAGACCCATCAGTATGTCGGTCCTTATCGGTTGGAAAAGACCTTGGGGAAAGGCCAGACCG GACTAGTAAAGCTCGGCGTACACTGTGTGTTGGGCAAGAAAGTGGCGATCAAAATCATTAATCGCGAAAAGCTTTCCGAGTCTGTACTGATGAAAGTGGAGCGTGAGATCGCCATCATGAAACTGATCGATCATCCGCACGTGCTGGGCCTCTCGGACGTGtacgaaaacaaaaaatatct TTATCTTGTTTTGGAGCACGTCTCGGGCGGAGAGCTGTTTGATTATCTAGTTAAGAAGGGTAGATTGACTCCGAAGGAGGCAAGGAGATTTTTTCGACAAATAATTTCCGCATTAGATTTTTGCCACAGCCATAGTATATG TCATAGAGATCTGAAGCCTGAGAACTTGTTATTGGATGAGAagaataacattaaaatagcAGATTTCGGAATGGCGTCCTTACAACCTGCGGGCTCCATGCTTGAAACTAGTTGCGGGTCGCCTCATTACGCTTGCCCCGAAGTGATCAGA GGTGAAAAATACGATGGAAGAAAAGCGGACGTGTGGTCTTGCGGGGTGATACTTTATGCACTTCTGGTAGGCGCGTTACCCTTCGATGACGAcaatttaagaaaattgttGGAGAAAGTGAAACgtggattattttatataccgCATTTTGTGCCACCCGAGTGTCAGAATTTGCTCAGGGGCATGATAGAGGTTGACCCTGAAAAAAGACTGACG ttaGCAGAAATAAACAGGCATATATGGGTGACGGCGGCGGGTAAGGGTGAACTAGAACTGGAGCTGTCGATGATGGACGTAGTGCAAACGCACGTTATTCCGTCCGTGGATGCAATCGATCCCGATGTGTTGCAAGCGATCGCGAGCCTCGGTTGCTTTAAGGAACGCGACAAGCTTATTCAAGAGCTGCTTAGTCCAAA CCACAACACGGAAAAGGTGATATACTTTTTGCTGCTGGAGAGGAAGCGAAGAAGACCGGCGTGTGAGGATGAGCTCGAGGTAATGAGGGGAGGCATGAGAGGATCCGCGGGACAATTGGAGGCCGATCCACCGAGAAAACGAGTGGACACGTGCAGGGTGAACGGTAGTACCGCGCTCAATCTCGGACAGATTAGCCATGGGTCGCCTTTGACACCCAGGAGACAGTCCAG CACCAGACATCACGCGCGTCGATCACCGAGCACGGGAGGCTGCCATACACACGCTTCCCACTCGCACTCGTCGACGCCGGGTAACTCACCGTTACACACGCCTGCGGGACTGTTGAGTCCACATAGATCGGTGCCGACGTCGCACATAGGTCAGACAATCGCTGGCAGTCCACACAGATTACCTACTGGTGGAAGTACCACCGCGGGAAACGGCGGCAGTCCTACGAGTCAGAGCGTCCCGACGCCGGCGCCGGCGTTCCCCAACGTCGGTATCGAACTCAACGAGGTGCAACCTG TAGTCGCGGTCGGTGTTACGCCGCCCGGATCGCCTCACACGGGTGCAGGATCTGGAGCTCATCACTGGAGATCGCGATTAACCACGATTAAAAACTCTTTTCTGGGCAGTCCCAGGTTTCATCGTCGTAAATTGCTCACTAGTACCGAAGAG GTACATCTCACCCCGGATTCTTCACCGGAACTTACGAAGAAATCATGGTTCGGTAGTTTGATGACTACCGAGAAAGACGAGACCTTTACCGTCCTGGTGAAGGGAAAGCAGCTGGCCAGTGTTAAGGCCGATCTGATTCATGCTTTTTTGTCG ATAGCAGAGTTATCTCACAGTGTGAGCTCGCCGATGTCGTTCAGAGTTGAATACAAGAGAGGTAGTACTGCACCAGCCATGTTCCAAAGACAAGTACGATTTCAAGTTGACATTAGCGCAATCTCGAAGCAACCAAACGAGCCTCTCTTCGCCATCACCTTTACGTTATTAAGCG GGAACATCCGAAGATTTAGACGAGTATGCGAGCACATTCAGTCCCAGGTGTGCTCGAGAAATGTGGGCATAAACATGGGAGGACAAAGTAGAGCCGCGCCGCCTAGTCCAAGGGCCTCCAGGAAATTCACCACGGAAATGAGCGAGAGCTCCAGCTGCGGTAGTGACACCAGCGAACGGCTCTTCCTCAGTCCTCATCCAGCTACCAGACAG ATCGACTCGGATATCGAGTCGGACACTTCCGTGTTCGATGTAAAATCGTCGACGCGCGAAAACGGTAGGAGAAGCTCAACGTCGACGAATAACAATAATGCCTTGCCGGGCGATGCATCGTCAACACCGGGCAGTCCGCCAAAGGCGGTACGAAGTAACTCGGAGAGCCAGAACACACCCGAGAAGAAATGTGTTACCACGATGAGCGGCAACAATATAGCGTGA
- the LOC105287928 gene encoding serine/threonine-protein kinase BRSK2 isoform X2, protein MQGKESPVGSNTQETHQYVGPYRLEKTLGKGQTGLVKLGVHCVLGKKVAIKIINREKLSESVLMKVEREIAIMKLIDHPHVLGLSDVYENKKYLYLVLEHVSGGELFDYLVKKGRLTPKEARRFFRQIISALDFCHSHSICHRDLKPENLLLDEKNNIKIADFGMASLQPAGSMLETSCGSPHYACPEVIRGEKYDGRKADVWSCGVILYALLVGALPFDDDNLRKLLEKVKRGLFYIPHFVPPECQNLLRGMIEVDPEKRLTLAEINRHIWVTAAGKGELELELSMMDVVQTHVIPSVDAIDPDVLQAIASLGCFKERDKLIQELLSPNHNTEKVIYFLLLERKRRRPACEDELEVMRGGMRGSAGQLEADPPRKRVDTCRVNGSTALNLGQISHGSPLTPRRQSSTRHHARRSPSTGGCHTHASHSHSSTPGNSPLHTPAGLLSPHRSVPTSHIGQTIAGSPHRLPTGGSTTAGNGGSPTSQSVPTPAPAFPNVGIELNEVQPVAVGVTPPGSPHTGAGSGAHHWRSRLTTIKNSFLGSPRFHRRKLLTSTEEVHLTPDSSPELTKKSWFGSLMTTEKDETFTVLVKGKQLASVKADLIHAFLSIAELSHSVSSPMSFRVEYKRGSTAPAMFQRQVRFQVDISAISKQPNEPLFAITFTLLSGNIRRFRRVCEHIQSQVCSRNVGINMGGQSRAAPPSPRASRKFTTEMSESSSCGSDTSERLFLSPHPATRQVVCFNKIDSDIESDTSVFDVKSSTRENGRRSSTSTNNNNALPGDASSTPGSPPKAVRSNSESQNTPEKKCVTTMSGNNIA, encoded by the exons ATGCAGGGCAAAGAGAGCCCCGTCGGGTCCAACACCCAGGAGACCCATCAGTATGTCGGTCCTTATCGGTTGGAAAAGACCTTGGGGAAAGGCCAGACCG GACTAGTAAAGCTCGGCGTACACTGTGTGTTGGGCAAGAAAGTGGCGATCAAAATCATTAATCGCGAAAAGCTTTCCGAGTCTGTACTGATGAAAGTGGAGCGTGAGATCGCCATCATGAAACTGATCGATCATCCGCACGTGCTGGGCCTCTCGGACGTGtacgaaaacaaaaaatatct TTATCTTGTTTTGGAGCACGTCTCGGGCGGAGAGCTGTTTGATTATCTAGTTAAGAAGGGTAGATTGACTCCGAAGGAGGCAAGGAGATTTTTTCGACAAATAATTTCCGCATTAGATTTTTGCCACAGCCATAGTATATG TCATAGAGATCTGAAGCCTGAGAACTTGTTATTGGATGAGAagaataacattaaaatagcAGATTTCGGAATGGCGTCCTTACAACCTGCGGGCTCCATGCTTGAAACTAGTTGCGGGTCGCCTCATTACGCTTGCCCCGAAGTGATCAGA GGTGAAAAATACGATGGAAGAAAAGCGGACGTGTGGTCTTGCGGGGTGATACTTTATGCACTTCTGGTAGGCGCGTTACCCTTCGATGACGAcaatttaagaaaattgttGGAGAAAGTGAAACgtggattattttatataccgCATTTTGTGCCACCCGAGTGTCAGAATTTGCTCAGGGGCATGATAGAGGTTGACCCTGAAAAAAGACTGACG ttaGCAGAAATAAACAGGCATATATGGGTGACGGCGGCGGGTAAGGGTGAACTAGAACTGGAGCTGTCGATGATGGACGTAGTGCAAACGCACGTTATTCCGTCCGTGGATGCAATCGATCCCGATGTGTTGCAAGCGATCGCGAGCCTCGGTTGCTTTAAGGAACGCGACAAGCTTATTCAAGAGCTGCTTAGTCCAAA CCACAACACGGAAAAGGTGATATACTTTTTGCTGCTGGAGAGGAAGCGAAGAAGACCGGCGTGTGAGGATGAGCTCGAGGTAATGAGGGGAGGCATGAGAGGATCCGCGGGACAATTGGAGGCCGATCCACCGAGAAAACGAGTGGACACGTGCAGGGTGAACGGTAGTACCGCGCTCAATCTCGGACAGATTAGCCATGGGTCGCCTTTGACACCCAGGAGACAGTCCAG CACCAGACATCACGCGCGTCGATCACCGAGCACGGGAGGCTGCCATACACACGCTTCCCACTCGCACTCGTCGACGCCGGGTAACTCACCGTTACACACGCCTGCGGGACTGTTGAGTCCACATAGATCGGTGCCGACGTCGCACATAGGTCAGACAATCGCTGGCAGTCCACACAGATTACCTACTGGTGGAAGTACCACCGCGGGAAACGGCGGCAGTCCTACGAGTCAGAGCGTCCCGACGCCGGCGCCGGCGTTCCCCAACGTCGGTATCGAACTCAACGAGGTGCAACCTG TCGCGGTCGGTGTTACGCCGCCCGGATCGCCTCACACGGGTGCAGGATCTGGAGCTCATCACTGGAGATCGCGATTAACCACGATTAAAAACTCTTTTCTGGGCAGTCCCAGGTTTCATCGTCGTAAATTGCTCACTAGTACCGAAGAG GTACATCTCACCCCGGATTCTTCACCGGAACTTACGAAGAAATCATGGTTCGGTAGTTTGATGACTACCGAGAAAGACGAGACCTTTACCGTCCTGGTGAAGGGAAAGCAGCTGGCCAGTGTTAAGGCCGATCTGATTCATGCTTTTTTGTCG ATAGCAGAGTTATCTCACAGTGTGAGCTCGCCGATGTCGTTCAGAGTTGAATACAAGAGAGGTAGTACTGCACCAGCCATGTTCCAAAGACAAGTACGATTTCAAGTTGACATTAGCGCAATCTCGAAGCAACCAAACGAGCCTCTCTTCGCCATCACCTTTACGTTATTAAGCG GGAACATCCGAAGATTTAGACGAGTATGCGAGCACATTCAGTCCCAGGTGTGCTCGAGAAATGTGGGCATAAACATGGGAGGACAAAGTAGAGCCGCGCCGCCTAGTCCAAGGGCCTCCAGGAAATTCACCACGGAAATGAGCGAGAGCTCCAGCTGCGGTAGTGACACCAGCGAACGGCTCTTCCTCAGTCCTCATCCAGCTACCAGACAGGTAGTCTGTTTCAACAAG ATCGACTCGGATATCGAGTCGGACACTTCCGTGTTCGATGTAAAATCGTCGACGCGCGAAAACGGTAGGAGAAGCTCAACGTCGACGAATAACAATAATGCCTTGCCGGGCGATGCATCGTCAACACCGGGCAGTCCGCCAAAGGCGGTACGAAGTAACTCGGAGAGCCAGAACACACCCGAGAAGAAATGTGTTACCACGATGAGCGGCAACAATATAGCGTGA